From a region of the Candidatus Thorarchaeota archaeon genome:
- a CDS encoding TIGR00341 family protein has translation MKQVQITVPYEKTESILDFILDVMGIKNVTKLNADNAHLLQFRIPDDAMTETVEKLKSRGLGVEFGFIDMLDLRASLPRASEEEKDVKIQREAALAVEEIYESVKSGSSLSFDFITFVVLAAVIAGIGLLQNNGTVIVASMLLSPLMGPMLAVALGYVVSDRTLCFKGTVNELIALALSFAMGALIGFLCAVFATDMVNGIRVDIDASLAGQYVTEITRRNGFVALDVGVALFSGAAVAVSITRGDMSSLVGVAISASLMPPAVNVGMLLMLALMTGVGNFAIFGIGSLMLLVMNIVVIDIAAIIMFKVKKLSPIKDKSATWTAVTRFRRTGYTGLYHASKPESIATFVPSETRREGEE, from the coding sequence GTGAAGCAAGTCCAGATAACAGTGCCTTACGAGAAGACCGAAAGCATTCTTGACTTCATTCTCGATGTCATGGGAATCAAGAATGTCACAAAGCTCAACGCAGACAACGCGCACTTGCTCCAGTTCCGGATACCTGATGATGCGATGACCGAGACTGTTGAGAAGTTGAAGAGCAGGGGTCTGGGGGTGGAGTTTGGTTTCATTGACATGTTGGACTTGAGAGCATCGCTCCCAAGAGCGTCTGAAGAGGAAAAGGATGTCAAGATTCAGAGAGAGGCAGCGCTTGCAGTTGAGGAGATATATGAGAGTGTCAAGAGCGGCTCTTCTCTGAGCTTCGACTTCATCACCTTCGTTGTGCTTGCGGCAGTCATCGCAGGAATCGGTCTCCTTCAGAACAACGGGACTGTGATAGTCGCGTCCATGCTCTTGTCACCTCTTATGGGCCCAATGCTTGCGGTCGCACTTGGTTACGTCGTGTCTGACCGCACACTCTGTTTCAAGGGCACTGTCAACGAGTTAATCGCCCTTGCTCTGTCCTTTGCCATGGGTGCCCTGATTGGGTTCTTGTGCGCGGTATTCGCTACTGATATGGTCAACGGGATTCGAGTCGACATAGATGCATCACTCGCAGGACAGTACGTGACGGAGATCACTCGTAGGAATGGTTTCGTCGCTCTGGACGTTGGCGTGGCCCTGTTCTCTGGAGCCGCAGTGGCCGTTTCCATTACGCGCGGAGACATGTCTTCTCTTGTCGGTGTTGCCATCTCCGCATCGCTCATGCCACCCGCGGTCAATGTTGGTATGCTGCTCATGCTTGCCCTGATGACCGGTGTTGGCAACTTCGCAATCTTCGGTATTGGCTCTCTCATGCTCTTAGTCATGAACATCGTGGTAATTGACATTGCTGCGATTATCATGTTCAAAGTGAAGAAGCTCAGCCCAATCAAGGACAAGTCCGCCACCTGGACCGCCGTGACCAGATTCAGGAGAACCGGCTATACTGGGCTGTATCACGCTTCCAAGCCGGAGAGCATTGCCACCTTCGTTCCAAGCGAGACGAGGCGCGAGGGTGAAGAGTAG
- a CDS encoding ECF transporter S component, with translation MSPEESKPDEMVLFEGLVESKMLAVGAMLSALYVVCAFVPFTPFIGSGGPGPSLTLAIFVAPLFGVLLGPVRGGLFGLIGGLLAAFVSPLYLLVPTIMLGPAVSGFFTGLVLHRHTRVGRMSLPGPLTTAFYLVIVIVLYLIPNYTAWWFMAPYALAAVAAAALQTIESRSLTGVSRVRALLRVLPLALIGTITDFSMMTMGAVYILGLPPEAFGMAIFPLMLFERTAATIGSAIAAQVVMSVFPDLFHR, from the coding sequence ATGAGTCCAGAAGAGAGCAAGCCGGATGAGATGGTCCTCTTCGAGGGCCTTGTAGAGTCCAAGATGCTCGCAGTGGGAGCGATGCTGTCAGCACTCTACGTCGTGTGCGCGTTCGTGCCATTCACACCGTTCATCGGGTCGGGAGGGCCCGGTCCGAGTCTGACATTGGCTATCTTTGTCGCGCCCCTATTTGGAGTCCTGCTCGGGCCAGTACGAGGTGGGTTGTTTGGTCTGATTGGCGGACTCCTGGCGGCCTTCGTATCTCCGCTCTACCTCCTCGTGCCGACAATCATGCTGGGACCAGCCGTCAGCGGGTTCTTTACAGGCCTGGTCCTTCATCGACACACCCGGGTCGGTCGCATGAGCCTTCCAGGACCGCTGACTACTGCGTTCTATCTCGTCATCGTCATCGTCCTGTATCTCATACCCAACTACACCGCATGGTGGTTCATGGCCCCCTACGCTCTTGCGGCGGTCGCTGCAGCTGCCCTGCAGACCATCGAGTCGCGCTCCTTGACCGGGGTTTCAAGAGTGAGAGCTTTGCTGAGAGTGCTCCCACTCGCACTGATAGGCACGATCACTGACTTCTCCATGATGACGATGGGTGCAGTCTACATACTTGGACTACCACCTGAGGCATTCGGCATGGCCATATTCCCCCTGATGCTCTTCGAGCGAACAGCGGCGACCATTGGAAGCGCGATTGCCGCACAAGTCGTGATGTCTGTCTTTCCTGACCTGTTTCACCGGTGA
- a CDS encoding pyroglutamyl-peptidase I: MSSWRLVSFMPRLLLTGFEPFDGFKTNPSEELVNRMNGLTVGDWTIEGHVFPLDYALIGEELDSLFKNGDYKVIICTGQAERGSISVERVALNAVSTTRKDNAGNAPTSDVIDPTGPVGYFTSLEPTPIVSRLRKEGIPAFVSYHAGTYGCNFLIYSVMRRIVTAGLNTRATFIHVPPLPCQALEKENMGLPTLPLDTIVHAITLIVGLL, translated from the coding sequence TTGAGTTCATGGCGTCTCGTTTCATTCATGCCAAGGCTTCTACTGACGGGCTTCGAACCGTTTGACGGCTTCAAGACGAATCCGTCCGAAGAGCTGGTCAACAGGATGAACGGTCTCACAGTGGGTGACTGGACCATAGAGGGACATGTGTTTCCTCTCGACTACGCTCTGATCGGAGAGGAACTCGACTCGCTCTTCAAGAACGGTGACTACAAAGTCATAATCTGCACGGGACAGGCAGAGAGAGGCTCCATCAGCGTGGAGAGAGTTGCGCTCAATGCCGTGAGCACGACAAGAAAGGACAACGCGGGCAATGCGCCGACCTCCGATGTGATTGACCCGACTGGCCCGGTGGGATACTTCACGAGTCTAGAACCAACCCCCATCGTGTCGCGACTTAGAAAGGAGGGGATCCCCGCGTTCGTCAGCTATCACGCTGGAACATATGGATGCAACTTCCTGATCTACTCGGTCATGAGGCGGATTGTCACGGCTGGCTTGAACACACGGGCCACTTTCATTCATGTCCCACCTCTGCCGTGCCAAGCCCTTGAGAAGGAGAACATGGGCCTGCCGACGCTTCCTCTCGACACCATTGTCCACGCAATCACACTGATAGTTGGTCTATTGTGA
- a CDS encoding LysE family transporter has translation MDVIVILAAWWALSLTGALAPGPLSAAVIMQSSQGGRLQGIMPMVGHSLVELGLVGAIVVSVSTIALDTLAISAMQGFGGVVVIGFGLLALKSWKNESSEGQATAERPSVHKSTLAAATIQGALVSILSPYFLLWWFAVGLGSISTLIAEIQVGVGTVLVAACLVYLTHISTDFMFGAFLTLGVDATRRRVRRSRVNWLSVAIGTFQIALGLLFVYEALTV, from the coding sequence TTGGATGTGATAGTGATTCTAGCGGCCTGGTGGGCGCTCTCGCTGACCGGAGCACTGGCGCCCGGTCCACTGTCAGCTGCAGTCATCATGCAGTCAAGTCAAGGCGGCCGACTCCAAGGGATCATGCCCATGGTTGGTCATTCGCTGGTGGAGCTTGGACTGGTTGGCGCTATTGTGGTAAGTGTGAGCACGATTGCCCTAGACACCTTGGCAATCTCAGCGATGCAGGGTTTCGGAGGCGTCGTCGTCATAGGATTTGGTCTTCTCGCGCTAAAGAGCTGGAAGAACGAGTCCTCTGAGGGACAGGCGACCGCCGAGAGACCTTCGGTCCACAAGTCCACTCTGGCAGCAGCAACCATCCAAGGTGCTCTTGTGAGCATCCTCTCCCCCTACTTTCTGCTCTGGTGGTTTGCAGTCGGTCTTGGCAGCATCTCCACACTGATAGCCGAGATTCAGGTCGGCGTCGGAACAGTGCTTGTGGCTGCATGCCTTGTATACCTCACACACATCTCAACTGACTTTATGTTTGGTGCATTCCTTACTCTGGGTGTTGATGCGACAAGACGGAGAGTGAGGAGGAGCAGAGTCAACTGGCTCAGCGTGGCCATAGGGACCTTTCAGATAGCACTCGGACTACTCTTTGTCTATGAAGCACTCACAGTGTAA